In the Oncorhynchus gorbuscha isolate QuinsamMale2020 ecotype Even-year linkage group LG05, OgorEven_v1.0, whole genome shotgun sequence genome, one interval contains:
- the LOC124036444 gene encoding septin-5-like isoform X1: MDAIMLQEKLVERLLCPRVRTARRKEKQYVGFATLPNQVHRKSVKKGFDFTLMVAGESGMGKSTLVNSLFLTDLYKDRKLLNAEERINQTVEIIKHTVDIEEKGVKLKLTIVDTPGFGDAVNNNECWKPITDYIDQQFEQYFRDESGLNRKNIQDNRVHCCLYFIPAFGHGLRPVDVEFMKALHEKVNVVPLIAKADCLTPNEIKKLKDRVREEIERFGIKVYQFPECDSDEDEEFKQLDKELKECCPLAVIGSNTVVEARGQRVRGRLYPWGIVEVENQSHCDFVKLRNMLIRSHMHDLKDVTCDVHYENYRAQCIQDMTSKLTQDNRMESPIPILPLSTPDVETDRLIKMKDEELARMQEMLNKMQQQIHDGKDQ, translated from the exons ATGGATGCTATCATGCTGCAGGAGAAACTAGTGGAGCGCTTGCTGTGCCCTCGAGTCAGAACCGCGAGGCGGAAG gagaaGCAGTATGTGGGCTTTGCCACCCTCCCTAACCAGGTGCACAGGAAGTCAGTGAAAAAGGGTTTTGACTTCACTCTCATGGTCGCCG GGGAGTCTGGTATGGGTAAATCTACTCTTGTCAACAGCCTGTTCCTCACAGACCTGTACAAGGACAGGAAACTACTCAACGCTGAgg agcgtatcaaccagacagtagagaTCATTAAGCATACAGTGGACATTGAGGAGAAAGGAGTGAAGCTCAAGTTGACCATTGTAGACACGCCAGGCTTTGGAGACGCTGTCAACAACAATGAATG ctggaAGCCGATCACAGACTACATCGACCAGCAGTTTGAGCAGTACTTCAGAGATGAGAGTGGACTGAACAGGAAGAATATACAGGACAACAGAGTCCACTGCTGCCTCTACTTTATTCCTGCGTTCGGACACgg ACTGCGTCCAGTAGATGTTGAGTTTATGAAGGCTCTCCATGAGAAGGTGAACGTGGTTCCTCTCATTGCCAAGGCTGACTGTCTCACTCCCAATGAGATCAAGAAACTCAAAGACAGG gtCCGTGAGGAAATTGAGAGGTTTGGCATTAAGGTGTACCAGTTTCCAGAGTGTGACTCTGATGAGGACGAGGAGTTCAAACAACTGGACAAAGAACTGAAG gagtgctGTCCGTTAGCAGTGATTGGCAGTAACACAGTGGTTGAGGCCAGGggccagagagtgagagggagactcTATCCATGGGGTATTGTGGAAG tGGAGAACCAGTCTCACTGTGACTTTGTGAAGCTGAGGAACATGTTGATTCGCTCTCACATGCATGACCTCAAAGATGTGACATGTGATGTGCACTATGAGAACTACAGAGCCCAGTGTATACAGGACATGACCAG TAAACTGACGCAGGACAACCGCATGGAAAGCCCGATCCCCATCCTGCCCCTATCCACCCCAgatgtggagacagacagactcatcaagaTGAAAGATGAAGAG ttggCGAGGATGCAAGAGATGCTAAATAAGATGCAGCAGCAGATCCATGATGGGAAGGACCAGTGA
- the LOC124036444 gene encoding septin-5-like isoform X2 has product MTTNIRYKSRIPVKSDETTEEKQYVGFATLPNQVHRKSVKKGFDFTLMVAGESGMGKSTLVNSLFLTDLYKDRKLLNAEERINQTVEIIKHTVDIEEKGVKLKLTIVDTPGFGDAVNNNECWKPITDYIDQQFEQYFRDESGLNRKNIQDNRVHCCLYFIPAFGHGLRPVDVEFMKALHEKVNVVPLIAKADCLTPNEIKKLKDRVREEIERFGIKVYQFPECDSDEDEEFKQLDKELKECCPLAVIGSNTVVEARGQRVRGRLYPWGIVEVENQSHCDFVKLRNMLIRSHMHDLKDVTCDVHYENYRAQCIQDMTSKLTQDNRMESPIPILPLSTPDVETDRLIKMKDEELARMQEMLNKMQQQIHDGKDQ; this is encoded by the exons gagaaGCAGTATGTGGGCTTTGCCACCCTCCCTAACCAGGTGCACAGGAAGTCAGTGAAAAAGGGTTTTGACTTCACTCTCATGGTCGCCG GGGAGTCTGGTATGGGTAAATCTACTCTTGTCAACAGCCTGTTCCTCACAGACCTGTACAAGGACAGGAAACTACTCAACGCTGAgg agcgtatcaaccagacagtagagaTCATTAAGCATACAGTGGACATTGAGGAGAAAGGAGTGAAGCTCAAGTTGACCATTGTAGACACGCCAGGCTTTGGAGACGCTGTCAACAACAATGAATG ctggaAGCCGATCACAGACTACATCGACCAGCAGTTTGAGCAGTACTTCAGAGATGAGAGTGGACTGAACAGGAAGAATATACAGGACAACAGAGTCCACTGCTGCCTCTACTTTATTCCTGCGTTCGGACACgg ACTGCGTCCAGTAGATGTTGAGTTTATGAAGGCTCTCCATGAGAAGGTGAACGTGGTTCCTCTCATTGCCAAGGCTGACTGTCTCACTCCCAATGAGATCAAGAAACTCAAAGACAGG gtCCGTGAGGAAATTGAGAGGTTTGGCATTAAGGTGTACCAGTTTCCAGAGTGTGACTCTGATGAGGACGAGGAGTTCAAACAACTGGACAAAGAACTGAAG gagtgctGTCCGTTAGCAGTGATTGGCAGTAACACAGTGGTTGAGGCCAGGggccagagagtgagagggagactcTATCCATGGGGTATTGTGGAAG tGGAGAACCAGTCTCACTGTGACTTTGTGAAGCTGAGGAACATGTTGATTCGCTCTCACATGCATGACCTCAAAGATGTGACATGTGATGTGCACTATGAGAACTACAGAGCCCAGTGTATACAGGACATGACCAG TAAACTGACGCAGGACAACCGCATGGAAAGCCCGATCCCCATCCTGCCCCTATCCACCCCAgatgtggagacagacagactcatcaagaTGAAAGATGAAGAG ttggCGAGGATGCAAGAGATGCTAAATAAGATGCAGCAGCAGATCCATGATGGGAAGGACCAGTGA